AGCTGCTGCAGCAACACGCGGAAAAAGTTAGCGGCCGCCGGGTCTTGCGAGGGGCGGCTGCCGCGGCCCCCGGGGAGGGGCGTGGAGTTGGACGACAGCCGAGCAGCGGGGTTCCTGTTGAGGTTCCCCAGGCGGAGGAAGTATTCTTCACCCATGCGAATCAGGACCGGCTGAGGTTGCTGAGGCTGCACCGGCTGCAAGAAATTCAGGGGCTGCGGGGCCCGCGGGGCTCCGGGATCCGATCCCCTGCTCAGCAGGGCCCTGCAAGGCGGGCAGGGCGACAGAGCCACCAGCAGGATGCCCGCGGACACCAGCAGCCGCAGCCGCATGTTAGGGG
This genomic interval from Acomys russatus chromosome 31, mAcoRus1.1, whole genome shotgun sequence contains the following:
- the Crh gene encoding corticoliberin; the protein is MRLRLLVSAGILLVALSPCPPCRALLSRGSDPGAPRAPQPLNFLQPVQPQQPQPVLIRMGEEYFLRLGNLNRNPAARLSSNSTPLPGGRGSRPSQDPAAANFFRVLLQQLQMPRRSPDSRAEPAEHGAGDALGGHQGALERARRSEEPPISLDLTFHLLREVLEMARAEQLAQQAHSNRKLMEIIGK